A single region of the Bacteroides luhongzhouii genome encodes:
- a CDS encoding agmatine deiminase family protein, producing MGIMVGLPSPSGSEKDLQLNFGKNMTVQVEMRAPHLPAEWHMQSGIQLTWPHAGTDWAYMLAEVQECFINIAREIAKRELLLIVTPEPEEVKKQIAATVNMSNVRFLECATNDTWARDHGAITMIDTGTPSLLDFTFNGWGLKFASELDNQITKQAVEAGALKGQYVDHLDFVLEGGSIESDGMGTLLTTSECLLSPQRNGRLNQVEIEEYLKSTFHLQKVLWLDHGYLAGDDTDSHIDTLARFCSTDTIAYVKCDDKEDEHYEALLAMEEQLKTFRTLAGEPYRLLALPMADKIEEDGERLPATYANFLIMNEVILYPTYHQPANDQKAREVLQQAFPEHQIIGIDCRALIKQHGSLHCVTMQYPLGVIK from the coding sequence ATGGGAATCATGGTTGGACTTCCCAGCCCAAGTGGCTCGGAGAAAGATTTGCAGTTGAATTTCGGCAAAAACATGACCGTGCAGGTAGAAATGAGAGCACCTCATTTGCCCGCCGAATGGCATATGCAGAGTGGTATACAGTTGACATGGCCACACGCCGGTACAGACTGGGCATACATGCTGGCAGAAGTGCAAGAGTGTTTTATAAACATAGCCAGAGAAATAGCGAAGCGAGAGTTACTACTGATTGTCACTCCCGAACCGGAAGAAGTGAAAAAACAGATAGCCGCTACCGTCAACATGAGTAATGTCCGCTTTCTGGAATGTGCCACCAATGACACATGGGCACGCGACCACGGAGCTATCACCATGATAGACACCGGCACCCCTTCCCTGCTCGACTTTACATTCAACGGCTGGGGACTGAAATTTGCTTCCGAACTGGATAATCAAATCACCAAACAAGCGGTAGAAGCCGGAGCCTTGAAAGGCCAGTATGTAGACCACCTCGACTTCGTTCTCGAAGGAGGCTCCATCGAAAGCGACGGAATGGGCACACTGCTCACTACCTCCGAATGTCTGCTTTCTCCCCAGCGGAACGGGCGACTGAACCAGGTAGAGATAGAAGAATACCTGAAATCAACCTTCCACCTGCAAAAGGTTCTTTGGTTAGACCACGGCTATCTTGCCGGTGACGACACCGACAGCCACATCGACACCCTGGCACGTTTCTGTTCTACCGACACCATTGCTTACGTGAAATGCGACGACAAAGAAGACGAACACTACGAAGCATTACTTGCAATGGAGGAACAACTGAAAACATTCCGCACCTTAGCAGGAGAACCCTATCGCCTGTTAGCCTTACCGATGGCGGACAAGATCGAAGAAGACGGCGAACGCCTGCCCGCTACTTACGCCAACTTCCTGATTATGAACGAAGTTATTCTCTACCCGACATACCATCAGCCAGCGAATGACCAAAAAGCAAGAGAAGTGTTACAACAAGCATTTCCAGAACATCAGATAATCGGAATAGACTGCCGTGCCCTGATTAAGCAACACGGTTCTCTGCATTGTGTCACCATGCAATACCCATTGGGAGTTATAAAATAA
- a CDS encoding carbon-nitrogen hydrolase — MKKIKVGIIQQSNTADIRVNLMNLAKSIEACAVHGAQLIVLQELHNSLYFCQTENTNLFDLAEPIPGPSTGFYSELAAANKVVLVTSLFEKRAPGLYHNTAVVFDRDGSIAGKYRKMHIPDDPAYYEKFYFTPGDIGFEPIQTSLGKLGVLVCWDQWYPEAARLMALKGAELLIYPTAIGWESSDTDDEKARQLNAWIISQRAHAVANGLPVISVNRVGHEPDPSGQTNGILFWGNSFVAGPQGEFLAQAGNDHPENIVVEIDMERSENVRRWWPFLRDRRIDEYEGLTKRFLD, encoded by the coding sequence ATGAAAAAGATAAAAGTCGGAATCATCCAACAATCCAATACCGCAGATATTCGGGTCAACCTGATGAACCTCGCAAAGAGTATCGAGGCTTGCGCTGTTCACGGTGCGCAACTGATTGTGCTTCAAGAGCTACACAATTCACTTTATTTCTGCCAGACAGAAAACACCAACCTGTTTGATCTGGCTGAACCTATTCCCGGACCATCCACAGGCTTTTATTCCGAGTTGGCAGCCGCCAATAAAGTAGTCCTTGTCACCTCTCTTTTTGAGAAACGTGCCCCCGGACTATATCATAACACCGCTGTTGTGTTCGACCGCGACGGAAGCATTGCGGGAAAATACCGGAAAATGCATATTCCCGATGATCCGGCTTACTACGAGAAATTCTATTTCACTCCCGGAGACATCGGTTTTGAACCTATTCAAACCTCTTTAGGAAAGCTGGGCGTACTGGTATGCTGGGATCAATGGTATCCGGAAGCTGCCCGCCTGATGGCACTGAAAGGTGCGGAACTTTTAATTTATCCTACCGCCATCGGCTGGGAAAGCAGTGACACGGACGACGAAAAAGCCCGCCAACTCAACGCCTGGATTATTTCGCAGCGTGCCCACGCCGTTGCCAATGGTCTTCCTGTCATCTCCGTCAACCGTGTAGGACACGAGCCCGATCCTTCCGGACAGACAAACGGCATCCTATTTTGGGGAAACAGTTTCGTAGCAGGACCGCAAGGAGAATTCCTGGCACAAGCCGGAAACGATCATCCGGAAAACATTGTAGTGGAAATAGATATGGAACGCTCGGAAAACGTCCGCCGTTGGTGGCCTTTCCTCCGTGATCGCCGGATTGACGAATACGAAGGACTTACCAAACGCTTCCTCGACTAA
- a CDS encoding GtrA family protein → MKESVRIFRFIVIGTMNALIMALVVWLMMKEMSFDGDYMVANITAYLIAQTHNFIWCKYWIFPVENKKNSIWKQILLFCSAFAVAYTAQFLFLILLVEGLDVNEYLAQFLGLFIYGGANFLANKKITFQ, encoded by the coding sequence GTGAAAGAATCTGTACGCATATTCCGTTTTATAGTCATCGGTACAATGAACGCTTTGATTATGGCGTTGGTTGTATGGTTAATGATGAAAGAAATGTCATTTGACGGCGACTATATGGTGGCTAATATAACAGCGTATCTGATAGCTCAAACCCATAACTTTATCTGGTGCAAATACTGGATATTCCCCGTAGAAAATAAAAAGAATAGTATCTGGAAACAGATACTGCTCTTTTGTTCTGCTTTTGCCGTGGCTTACACCGCACAGTTTTTATTTCTTATCTTATTGGTAGAAGGACTGGACGTGAATGAATATCTGGCTCAATTCTTGGGATTGTTTATTTATGGAGGAGCTAATTTCCTAGCCAACAAGAAAATAACTTTTCAATGA
- the aspS gene encoding aspartate--tRNA ligase, whose product MFRTHTCGELRISDVNKQVTLSGWVQRSRKMGGMTFIDLRDRYGITQLVFNEEINAELCERANKLGREFVIQVTGTVNERFSKNANIPTGDIEIIVSELDVLNTAMTPPFTIEDNTDGGDDIRMKYRYLDLRRNSVRSNLELRHKMTIEVRKYLDSLGFIEVETPVLIGSTPEGARDFVVPSRMNPGQFYALPQSPQTLKQLLMVSGFDRYFQIAKCFRDEDLRADRQPEFTQIDCEMSFVEQEDIITTFEGMAKHLFKTLRGVELNEPFQRMSWADAMKYYGSDKPDLRFGMKFVELMDIMKGHGFSVFDNAAYVGGICAEGAATYTRKQLDALTEFVKRPQIGAKGMVYARVEADGTVKSSVDKFYTQEVLQQMKEAFGAKPGDLILILSGDDAMKTRKQLCELRLEMGTQLGLRDKNKFVCLWVIDFPMFEWSEEEGRLMAMHHPFTHPKEEDIPMLDTDPAAVRADAYDMVINGVEVGGGSIRIHDAKLQAKMFEILGFTPEKAEAQFGFLMNAFKYGAPPHGGLAYGLDRWVSLFAGLDSIRDCIAFPKNNSGRDVMLDAPSAIDQSQLDELNLIVDLKEGE is encoded by the coding sequence ATGTTTAGAACGCACACATGTGGAGAACTTAGAATCTCTGATGTAAACAAACAAGTCACGCTGTCCGGATGGGTACAGCGCAGCCGTAAAATGGGAGGGATGACTTTCATTGACCTTCGCGACCGTTACGGAATTACCCAATTGGTTTTTAATGAAGAAATTAATGCTGAACTCTGTGAACGTGCTAATAAATTGGGACGTGAGTTCGTCATTCAAGTGACAGGAACGGTTAATGAACGTTTCAGCAAGAATGCAAACATTCCTACCGGAGATATTGAAATCATTGTTTCCGAACTGGACGTACTAAATACTGCCATGACTCCTCCGTTCACTATCGAAGATAACACGGATGGGGGTGATGATATCCGCATGAAATACCGTTACTTGGACTTACGCCGTAACTCTGTACGTTCCAACCTGGAACTGCGTCATAAGATGACAATTGAAGTTCGCAAATATCTGGATAGTCTGGGTTTCATCGAAGTGGAAACGCCCGTTTTGATCGGTTCTACTCCTGAAGGCGCACGCGACTTCGTGGTGCCGTCACGCATGAATCCGGGACAGTTCTACGCACTTCCGCAATCTCCACAGACTTTGAAGCAGTTGTTGATGGTTTCCGGTTTCGACCGTTACTTCCAGATTGCGAAATGTTTCCGCGACGAAGACTTGCGTGCCGACCGTCAGCCGGAATTTACGCAGATCGACTGTGAAATGAGCTTCGTTGAGCAAGAAGATATTATCACTACTTTTGAAGGAATGGCTAAACATTTGTTTAAGACTCTTCGTGGCGTGGAATTAAATGAACCATTCCAACGTATGTCTTGGGCAGACGCCATGAAATATTATGGTAGCGACAAACCGGATTTGCGTTTCGGCATGAAATTCGTGGAACTGATGGATATCATGAAAGGTCACGGATTCTCTGTATTCGATAATGCGGCTTATGTGGGTGGTATCTGCGCCGAAGGTGCTGCGACTTATACCCGTAAGCAACTGGATGCATTGACCGAATTCGTAAAGAGACCGCAAATTGGCGCGAAAGGAATGGTTTATGCCCGCGTGGAAGCAGACGGAACGGTGAAATCGAGTGTAGATAAATTCTATACACAGGAAGTGCTCCAGCAAATGAAAGAGGCATTCGGCGCTAAACCGGGTGATTTGATTTTGATTCTGTCTGGCGACGATGCAATGAAAACACGTAAACAACTTTGCGAGCTTCGTCTGGAAATGGGTACTCAATTGGGATTGCGTGATAAGAATAAGTTTGTTTGCCTTTGGGTGATTGACTTCCCGATGTTCGAATGGAGCGAAGAGGAAGGCCGTCTGATGGCTATGCATCATCCGTTTACTCATCCGAAAGAGGAAGACATTCCGATGTTGGACACTGACCCGGCAGCTGTACGTGCAGATGCTTATGATATGGTAATCAACGGTGTGGAAGTTGGCGGTGGATCTATCCGTATCCACGATGCGAAATTACAGGCGAAGATGTTCGAGATTCTTGGATTCACTCCGGAGAAGGCAGAGGCACAGTTTGGCTTCCTGATGAATGCCTTTAAGTATGGTGCACCTCCTCACGGTGGTTTGGCATACGGTCTCGACCGCTGGGTGTCTTTGTTTGCAGGATTGGATTCTATACGCGACTGCATTGCGTTCCCGAAAAATAATTCCGGACGTGATGTAATGTTGGACGCACCGTCTGCAATCGACCAGAGCCAGCTTGATGAACTGAATTTGATCGTTGATCTGAAAGAGGGCGAGTGA
- a CDS encoding diacylglycerol/lipid kinase family protein: MNERMKKIKFVVNPISGTQSKELILNLLDEKIDKARYSWEVVYTERAGHAVEIAAKAAEEKTDIVVAIGGDGTINEIARSLVHTDTALGIIPCGSGNGLARHLHIPMEPKRALEVLNEGCMDVIDYGKINGTDFFCTCGVGFDAFVSLKFAHAGKRGVLTYLEKTLQESLKYEPETYELETENGVSKYKAFLIACGNASQYGNNAYIAPQATLTDGLLDVTILEPFTVLDVPSLAFQLFNKTIDQNSRIKTFRCKQLCIRRTTPGVVHFDGDPMETDANVNIQLIQRGLRVVVPRASEKDAANVLQRAQEYMNGIKLMNEAIVDNITDRNKKILKKLTKKV; this comes from the coding sequence ATGAACGAAAGAATGAAAAAAATAAAATTCGTCGTCAATCCTATTTCGGGAACACAAAGTAAAGAATTGATTCTTAACTTGCTGGACGAAAAAATAGACAAGGCGAGATACTCTTGGGAAGTAGTGTATACGGAAAGAGCCGGTCATGCCGTAGAAATAGCTGCTAAAGCTGCCGAAGAGAAAACAGATATAGTAGTGGCTATCGGTGGGGACGGAACGATCAATGAAATAGCTCGTTCGTTGGTGCATACTGATACCGCATTGGGAATTATTCCCTGCGGATCGGGCAATGGACTGGCGAGACATCTGCATATACCGATGGAACCGAAGAGAGCATTGGAAGTGCTGAACGAAGGTTGCATGGACGTGATAGATTATGGTAAGATCAACGGTACGGATTTTTTCTGCACTTGCGGAGTGGGATTCGACGCGTTTGTCAGTCTGAAGTTTGCACATGCCGGTAAACGGGGGGTATTGACTTATCTGGAGAAAACCTTGCAGGAAAGTCTTAAATATGAGCCGGAAACGTACGAACTGGAAACGGAAAATGGAGTCTCCAAGTATAAAGCCTTCCTGATTGCCTGCGGAAACGCGTCGCAATACGGAAACAACGCTTATATCGCACCACAAGCTACCCTGACGGATGGTTTGCTGGATGTGACCATTCTTGAGCCGTTCACCGTTTTGGATGTTCCTTCATTAGCCTTTCAATTATTCAATAAAACAATCGATCAGAATAGCCGTATCAAGACTTTCCGCTGCAAGCAGTTGTGCATCCGCCGGACTACTCCGGGCGTCGTGCATTTTGATGGTGACCCCATGGAAACGGATGCCAATGTAAATATTCAACTGATTCAAAGGGGATTGCGCGTGGTAGTGCCGCGAGCATCGGAAAAAGACGCGGCCAATGTGCTCCAAAGAGCGCAGGAATATATGAATGGTATCAAATTGATGAATGAAGCCATCGTCGACAATATAACGGATAGAAACAAGAAAATATTGAAAAAACTGACAAAGAAAGTCTGA